A single window of Oreochromis aureus strain Israel breed Guangdong linkage group 7, ZZ_aureus, whole genome shotgun sequence DNA harbors:
- the slc2a11l gene encoding solute carrier family 2 member 11, like: MIQHLGLLVAYPVVFAAIFVCGLGGTFHYGYSVSVMTSPSAFIKELVNQTCMHRYRLSLESWQLSLIWSFTVSIFCVGGLLGSLAAGSLASKFGRKRCLLLNTFVAILGGVLMLLSKTAMSFEMIMAGRFFFGINSGASLAVYPMYIMEITPRTLKGMVGVTIGSFMSLGKFSGQLLGISESLGTEKLWPWLLGFIGFTGLFQLLTLFFLPESPGFLLLDRGDQRACEKALKQLWGNKDYSREIEEMLEEKAALQSVRSYSVLELIQNKTVRWQLITVSVTFASVQLCGINAVYFYSFDVFRAAGIPEQKLRYAALGTGLCEFSTVVSCFMIVNRTGKTVLLFRGYAGMSVTLVFLTITLYLQSQVSWMPYCSMVLIFICIVFFAIGPVGVTPTLPGELFAQPFRSAAYTISCTLNWLGLFVVGMVFPILVEKLDYFCFLIFLFSCFICGLYLKFNVPEIKNKTPLEIAAEFDKMHCKPKRKHATEMNANRIISYETKL, translated from the exons ATGATACAGCACTTAGGACTCCTG gtAGCTTATCCTGTTGTATTTGCTGCCATTTTTGTGTGTGGTCTCGGTGGGACATTTCATTATGGATACAGCGTGTCTGTGATGACCTCCCCCTCTGCT TTTATCAAGGAGCTGGTGAACCAAACATGCATGCACAGATACCGTCTCTCCCTGGAGTCATGGCAGCTCTCGCTCATCTGGTCCTTCACTGTGTCCATTTTCTGTGTTGGGGGTTTACTGGGGTCGCTAGCTGCTGGTTCACTGGCATCAAAATTCGGCAG AAAGCGATGCCTTTTGTTAAACACTTTTGTGGCTATACTTGGAGGTGTGTTGATGCTCTTGAGTAAAACAGCCATGTCTTTTGAGATGATCATGGCAGGACGATTTTTCTTTGGCATTAATTCAG GAGCCAGTCTTGCAGTTTATCCAATGTACATCATGGAAATCACTCCTCGGACGCTCAAAGGGATGGTTGGCGTGACCATTGGTTCCTTCATGTCTTTGGGGAAGTTCTCTGGTCAACTGCTGGGGATCAG TGAGTCACTTGGTACAGAGAAGCTGTGGCCCTGGCTGCTTGGTTTCATCGGTTTCACAGGGTTGTTTCAACTCCTCACCCTGTTCTTCCTGCCAGAATCTCCCGGCttcctgttgttggacagaGGAGACCAACGGGCCTGTGAAAAAG CTTTAAAGCAGCTTTGGGGCAATAAGGACTACAGCAGAGAGATCGAGGAGATGCTGGAGGAGAAAGCTGCCCTGCAGAGTGTCCGCAGCTACTCAGTGTTGGAGCTGATTCAGAACAAAACGGTCCGCTGGCAGCTGATCACCGTCTCTGTAACTTTCGCCTCAGTGCAGCTCTGTGGCATCAATGCT GTCTACTTTTATTCTTTTGATGTGTTTCGTGCGGCGGGAATCCCAGAACAAAAGTTACGATACGCTGCCTTGGGGACAGGGCTCTGTGAATTTTCCACTGTTGTGTCCTGT TTCATGATTGTTAACAGAACAGGAAAAACGGTCCTGCTCTTCAGAGGCTACGCAGGAATGTCTGTGACACTAGTTTTCCTCACCATCACTTTGTACCTGCAA AGTCAGGTCTCCTGGATGCCGTACTGCAGCATGGTCCTCATTTTCATTTGTATAGTCTTTTTTGCCATTGGTCCAG TTGGAGTTACACCTACTCTTCCAGGGGAACTCTTTGCTCAGCCTTTCAGATCGGCTGCGTACACAATCTCTTGCACCCTCAACTGGTTAGGCCTGTTTGTGGTTGGGATGGTCTTCCCCATCCTAGTG gAGAAACTGGATTACTTTTGCtttctcatttttctgttttcttgctTCATCTGTGGGCTTTATCTCAAGTTCAACGTCCCTGAGATAAAAAATAAGACGCCGCTGGAGATCGCAGCAGAATTTGATAAGATGCATTGCAAACCCAAAAGGAAACACGCGACTGAGATGAACGCCAATAGAATCATATCATACGAAACCAAACTGTGA